The following are from one region of the Leptospiraceae bacterium genome:
- the clpX gene encoding ATP-dependent Clp protease ATP-binding subunit ClpX — MGKEKLHCSFCGKEQDAVKRLVAGPGVYICDECISLCTEIIADEPAHLERPTHIADVPKPQEIKKILDQYVIGQHHAKRALSVAVYNHYKRIHFNVGKNDVELEKSNILLIGPTGSGKTLLAQTLARILKVPFAIVDATALTEAGYVGEDVENIILKLIQNADNDIKKAELGIIYIDEIDKISRKNDSASITRDVSGEGVQQALLKIIEGTVANVPPQGGRKHPHQDYLSIDTRNILFICGGAFVDLDRIIKSRIGVKTIGFNSDASANLDDLQKTEVLKNVIPDDLLKYGLIPEFVGRLPILATLEEADVATLKQIFTEPKNSIMKQFAKIFELENVVLKFTDGAINAVATKAIKRESGARGLRAIVEDIMMDLMFQIPSREDVVEVVITEESVMNGDAPLLILKPKEKIA; from the coding sequence ATGGGAAAAGAAAAATTACATTGTTCCTTTTGTGGTAAAGAGCAGGATGCAGTCAAGAGATTGGTTGCAGGACCTGGAGTGTATATCTGTGACGAGTGTATTTCCCTTTGCACAGAGATTATCGCGGATGAGCCTGCTCATTTAGAGAGACCTACCCATATAGCGGATGTTCCGAAGCCCCAAGAAATTAAAAAAATTTTAGACCAGTATGTAATTGGTCAGCACCATGCTAAGCGTGCCCTTTCTGTAGCCGTTTACAACCATTACAAACGAATTCATTTTAATGTTGGAAAAAATGACGTTGAGTTAGAAAAATCAAATATCCTTTTGATCGGTCCTACCGGTAGCGGAAAGACCTTATTAGCGCAAACCCTTGCTCGTATTCTAAAAGTTCCTTTTGCCATCGTAGATGCAACTGCTTTAACAGAGGCTGGTTATGTGGGAGAGGACGTAGAAAACATCATTCTAAAGCTCATTCAAAATGCGGATAACGACATTAAGAAAGCAGAGCTTGGAATTATCTACATCGATGAGATCGACAAGATTTCCCGTAAAAATGACAGTGCTTCTATCACAAGAGATGTAAGCGGGGAAGGTGTTCAGCAAGCTCTCCTCAAAATCATTGAAGGAACCGTTGCGAACGTCCCTCCTCAAGGTGGAAGAAAGCATCCACACCAAGACTATCTTTCTATTGATACTCGAAATATACTTTTCATCTGCGGTGGAGCATTCGTTGACTTAGATAGAATTATCAAATCAAGAATTGGCGTAAAAACAATTGGTTTTAACTCAGATGCAAGTGCAAACCTAGATGATTTACAAAAAACAGAAGTCTTAAAGAACGTAATTCCAGACGATTTACTAAAATACGGCTTGATCCCTGAATTTGTTGGTCGTTTGCCTATTCTTGCGACTCTCGAAGAAGCAGACGTTGCTACCTTAAAGCAAATCTTTACTGAGCCCAAGAACTCTATTATGAAGCAATTTGCTAAGATTTTTGAATTAGAAAATGTAGTTCTTAAGTTTACTGACGGAGCTATCAATGCAGTTGCTACCAAGGCTATCAAAAGAGAATCTGGTGCTAGAGGGCTTCGTGCTATTGTAGAAGATATTATGATGGATTTGATGTTTCAGATTCCTTCTAGAGAAGATGTGGTAGAAGTAGTCATAACGGAAGAATCTGTCATGAACGGAGATGCTCCTCTTCTTATCCTCAAGCCTAAAGAAAAAATCGCTTAA
- a CDS encoding ATP-dependent Clp protease proteolytic subunit, whose amino-acid sequence MPIVPYITEQTSRGERSSDVFSRLLKDRVIFIGSGIDDEFANILTAQLLFLEADNPERDIYLYINSPGGYISSGLAVYDTIQYIKPEVRTLCFGQASSMASLLLAAGAKGKRSALPHARIMMHQPSGGATGQASDIEIQANEILRVKSIINSLYQKHTEKDIQTIERDTERDFYMTAEEAKAYGIIDNVITDRKKPKVG is encoded by the coding sequence ATGCCAATAGTACCATATATTACAGAGCAAACCAGCAGAGGAGAAAGAAGCTCCGATGTATTTTCTCGTCTACTCAAAGACAGAGTCATCTTCATTGGTAGTGGAATTGACGACGAATTTGCTAATATTTTAACCGCTCAGCTTTTATTCCTAGAAGCTGATAACCCTGAAAGAGACATTTATCTTTATATCAACTCTCCGGGTGGTTATATTTCTTCTGGCTTAGCTGTTTATGATACTATTCAATACATCAAACCAGAAGTAAGAACTCTTTGCTTTGGGCAGGCTTCCTCTATGGCTTCTTTGCTTTTAGCAGCAGGAGCAAAAGGAAAACGCTCTGCTCTTCCGCACGCCAGAATCATGATGCACCAACCATCCGGTGGCGCAACAGGTCAGGCTAGTGATATAGAGATTCAAGCAAACGAAATACTACGAGTAAAAAGCATCATCAACTCCCTTTATCAAAAACACACAGAAAAAGATATCCAGACAATCGAAAGAGATACCGAAAGAGATTTCTATATGACAGCCGAAGAAGCAAAAGCCTACGGCATCATAGATAATGTCATTACGGACAGAAAAAAACCTAAGGTAGGATAA
- the tig gene encoding trigger factor, translated as MEYKVTINDDATAKLDLTYTPEDIEEAFKKAYIRASQKVKVNGFRQGKAPIEMVIKMLGDTVSDDAVTILLTDSINGLYPTLSFKAYKPPKIEIEKFERHSTLIAKATYETAPEIHLGKYKELEVEVYDVKITDEDIQPQLKDIQLKLSKTQAREADELSQDTDLVDIDIETKNESGESVQDSKNTQYYIGLNPKQKKLDAEIIGLKQGETKTFNYTYDSESSAELVGKTFTFTITVNSISKVILPELDDHLAQEWDETPTMEELKNKMKENLKKFADDKLHAHYSTHLISEVVKNASFSIPNSLIEEESHALYHQFSHDYNLDHMPMEKYAELVGSDLESIKSNFHNRAVDQIKFYLAIHEIAKQENQTVAPEEMEAVFSQLQLGEKEKSSRESKERIYRNIYENLISQKVYDFLLSNSNKQGNSEISISRASEILGGSKKDN; from the coding sequence ATGGAATACAAAGTAACAATTAACGACGACGCTACAGCAAAATTAGATTTGACCTATACACCGGAAGACATTGAAGAAGCCTTCAAGAAAGCATATATTAGAGCCAGCCAAAAAGTAAAAGTAAACGGTTTTAGACAGGGCAAAGCTCCTATCGAAATGGTCATTAAAATGCTAGGCGATACCGTTTCAGATGATGCTGTAACCATTCTACTCACCGACTCTATCAATGGTCTCTACCCTACTCTTTCTTTTAAAGCTTACAAGCCTCCTAAAATTGAAATTGAAAAATTTGAAAGACATAGCACTCTCATTGCCAAAGCAACTTATGAGACCGCCCCAGAAATTCATTTAGGCAAATATAAAGAACTTGAGGTAGAAGTTTACGATGTTAAAATTACAGATGAAGATATTCAACCTCAGTTAAAAGACATTCAATTAAAACTTTCTAAAACCCAGGCTCGTGAGGCAGATGAGCTTTCGCAGGACACTGACTTAGTTGACATTGACATCGAAACTAAGAATGAAAGCGGAGAATCTGTTCAAGACTCCAAAAATACTCAATACTATATTGGATTAAACCCAAAACAAAAGAAATTAGACGCCGAAATCATCGGACTCAAACAAGGCGAAACCAAAACTTTCAATTATACCTACGATAGCGAATCTTCTGCGGAATTAGTAGGAAAGACATTTACTTTCACAATTACAGTCAATTCTATTTCTAAAGTAATTCTCCCTGAGTTAGATGATCATCTTGCCCAAGAATGGGACGAGACTCCTACAATGGAAGAGCTTAAGAATAAGATGAAGGAAAACTTGAAAAAGTTCGCAGATGACAAGCTACATGCTCATTATTCCACACACCTTATCTCGGAAGTAGTTAAAAATGCAAGCTTTAGCATTCCAAATTCCTTAATTGAGGAAGAAAGCCATGCATTATACCACCAATTCTCACATGACTACAACCTAGATCATATGCCAATGGAGAAATATGCTGAATTAGTGGGATCTGATTTAGAATCAATTAAGTCTAACTTCCATAATAGAGCCGTAGACCAAATTAAGTTTTATCTAGCGATTCATGAGATTGCAAAACAGGAAAACCAAACAGTTGCCCCTGAAGAAATGGAAGCTGTATTTTCTCAGCTCCAACTTGGAGAAAAAGAGAAAAGCAGCCGAGAATCAAAAGAAAGAATTTATAGAAATATCTACGAAAACCTGATTTCGCAAAAAGTGTATGATTTTTTACTTTCCAATTCGAACAAACAAGGGAATAGTGAAATTTCTATCAGCCGCGCTTCAGAAATTCTAGGTGGCTCCAAAAAGGATAACTAA
- a CDS encoding Hsp33 family molecular chaperone HslO yields the protein MDKTDSYLVGILPEYNFRFLLADCSNSVREVIQRHEMENSSATLVGKTMIAAFFLAGLVKEETMISIQLEGEGDVERVMAYSDRMGRMRGMAKHNTIQADPSDTTLGIGKGIFRVTRWGGVQKLHQSITKLEDTVFETNLLNYINESDQLISFVSIFTDIDARPVRACGMIFQALPFTSSRQIDDLMDKISNIDIDQSKIFSGSIDSTLKLMENMLETKADILEVGIPEFYCGCTLDKIKNVIVSIGKEEAYSIIEERGNIEMICEFCREKYLLDAEEVRLLFI from the coding sequence ATGGATAAAACAGATTCTTATTTAGTTGGTATATTACCGGAATACAATTTTAGATTTTTACTAGCAGATTGTTCTAATTCTGTAAGAGAAGTAATTCAAAGACATGAAATGGAAAATTCTTCTGCAACACTTGTCGGAAAGACAATGATAGCGGCGTTTTTTTTAGCGGGTCTTGTAAAAGAAGAGACAATGATTAGCATACAACTAGAAGGAGAAGGGGATGTCGAGCGGGTAATGGCATACTCGGATAGAATGGGTAGAATGAGAGGAATGGCAAAGCACAATACCATTCAAGCAGATCCATCTGATACCACTCTTGGAATTGGAAAGGGGATATTCCGTGTTACTCGCTGGGGCGGAGTGCAGAAGTTACACCAATCTATTACTAAATTAGAAGACACTGTATTCGAAACAAATCTACTAAATTATATCAATGAATCAGACCAATTGATTTCTTTTGTATCTATCTTCACAGATATTGACGCAAGACCTGTGCGTGCCTGCGGAATGATCTTTCAAGCTTTACCTTTTACAAGCTCAAGACAGATTGATGATTTGATGGATAAGATTTCAAATATTGATATCGATCAATCCAAAATATTTTCGGGAAGTATAGATAGCACATTGAAGCTAATGGAGAATATGCTCGAAACCAAGGCTGATATTTTGGAAGTAGGGATTCCCGAATTCTACTGTGGATGCACACTCGATAAAATTAAAAATGTAATTGTATCAATCGGAAAAGAAGAAGCGTATTCGATCATAGAAGAAAGAGGAAACATAGAAATGATCTGCGAATTCTGCCGCGAAAAATACCTATTAGACGCAGAAGAAGTAAGACTTTTATTTATTTAA
- the tsaE gene encoding tRNA (adenosine(37)-N6)-threonylcarbamoyltransferase complex ATPase subunit type 1 TsaE yields the protein MQITYNLNEIDKPVSCLREMLVERKIDYPVILLTGEMGAGKTTFTSHLVRSFNESLNPNSPTFNLMNEYRTSEFSIFHFDLYRLKSSEEVDNLGFEEIWGKQGLSIVEWWQIATDYFDKSAIEVKLEVVDEQRRRFTVK from the coding sequence ATGCAAATTACATACAATTTAAACGAAATAGATAAACCAGTATCTTGCTTACGTGAGATGCTAGTAGAGCGTAAGATTGATTATCCCGTGATACTTCTAACAGGAGAAATGGGGGCGGGCAAAACTACATTTACCTCTCATTTGGTTCGATCGTTTAATGAAAGTCTAAATCCAAATTCTCCCACATTTAATCTAATGAATGAATATAGGACTTCCGAGTTTAGTATTTTTCATTTTGATTTGTATCGTCTCAAGTCTTCTGAAGAAGTAGACAATCTAGGCTTTGAAGAAATTTGGGGAAAACAAGGATTATCCATCGTAGAATGGTGGCAAATAGCAACTGATTATTTTGATAAGTCAGCAATCGAAGTAAAACTAGAAGTTGTAGATGAACAGAGAAGACGATTTACTGTGAAATAG
- a CDS encoding CHAT domain-containing protein, with the protein MFLLLWSVDDTGTMLFFKEYYKNLIDKKLTSVDALKLTQKNLYKKTKAASVDYTDPFYWSPFVVYGK; encoded by the coding sequence ATGTTCTTGCTACTCTGGTCTGTAGACGACACAGGCACCATGCTCTTCTTCAAAGAATATTACAAAAACCTAATAGACAAAAAGCTAACATCCGTAGATGCACTGAAACTTACACAGAAGAATCTTTACAAAAAGACTAAAGCGGCATCCGTTGATTATACTGATCCATTTTATTGGTCGCCCTTTGTTGTTTATGGAAAGTGA
- a CDS encoding M48 family metallopeptidase: MQTSTLYKLFSLIQKRVEYIQPLQRIGKSFFNIALLIFLTFPIFSQATTAKLTRLNGSVEMTEAGKSVKPEVNSNLSLSTKIKTGEDGKVELLLDQSEYLILRNQEVVVKDLQLKNFISVQPTAVPGARGLYEKILVKLEKESAEAYRDYVKAKGSLENHNGWKKVIDTCFAKLIATSGKESFNLHYAIIKDNSFNAGAFPGGQFIIHVGTLDFLDKKIGTILKDKKESVDAMRESLLSAILSHELAHYYNKHAFQKVKKIIGDEGDTKTITAESELISIRFGQEMELDADMSGFLYYQKAGFEPSGMISMLKILNELQQEGLKNSPESIPYFTSHPSPHERLSQFPSDEKELHAWAFTMEKTFADIQLGQNLKAANEEITSALKKYKDNSELLKANAVCLHKIWLDTVSIEEQGLRSIISMPAFRDEMVFGGEKGTKGDLKIPGDVDKYYAAKDAYLLAFSKSPDPAFASNYSVLLSYSDEKKERLMAKLIGEELVKTPTVQNCNNLAVVYLQNSEEKKALEILRLVAPGLVEHTQKLIVASFFDENIRLQLTTFLKEIKLRQAANKTYVSDLHTPILNLAILETLIGDKKASADWSKEYLTSFDSDSKWAEYLSTKSGVSIASADTPSKPVSLEGVELENTQKQLISKWGEADSRNRNGNSEFLIYKKYGAVVTLEKDIVTEIKMTDSTTFALSNKLKLGAKQEEVEKLLGKKAKRKGNNYLYSGKSKLALRYISSKLVEILVYK; encoded by the coding sequence ATGCAAACGTCTACATTATACAAATTATTTTCGTTAATACAAAAGAGGGTTGAATATATTCAACCCCTACAACGAATAGGGAAATCTTTTTTTAATATTGCACTCCTAATCTTTCTCACATTCCCCATCTTCTCACAAGCAACCACAGCCAAGCTTACAAGACTAAATGGCTCTGTAGAAATGACAGAAGCGGGTAAGAGTGTTAAGCCAGAGGTAAATTCTAATTTGTCGCTCTCAACTAAGATTAAGACAGGAGAGGATGGAAAAGTAGAATTGCTGTTAGATCAATCGGAGTATTTAATTTTAAGAAATCAGGAAGTAGTTGTAAAAGATTTACAATTGAAGAATTTTATCTCCGTGCAACCTACAGCCGTTCCGGGGGCAAGAGGGCTTTATGAAAAGATACTAGTAAAATTAGAAAAAGAGAGTGCAGAGGCTTACAGGGATTATGTGAAAGCGAAGGGATCGCTTGAAAATCATAATGGTTGGAAGAAGGTGATTGATACTTGTTTTGCTAAATTGATTGCGACTAGCGGCAAAGAGTCATTTAACTTACACTATGCGATTATAAAAGATAATTCATTTAACGCAGGCGCATTTCCCGGAGGACAATTTATTATACATGTTGGAACTCTTGATTTTCTAGATAAAAAAATAGGGACAATTTTAAAAGATAAGAAAGAATCCGTAGATGCGATGAGAGAATCTTTGTTATCCGCAATCCTTTCTCATGAACTAGCACATTATTATAACAAGCATGCATTTCAGAAAGTAAAGAAAATTATAGGCGATGAAGGCGATACTAAAACGATTACGGCTGAGAGTGAACTCATTAGTATCCGCTTTGGACAGGAGATGGAGCTTGATGCTGATATGAGTGGATTTTTGTATTATCAGAAAGCTGGGTTTGAACCAAGTGGAATGATTTCCATGTTAAAGATTCTAAATGAATTACAGCAAGAAGGCTTGAAGAATTCTCCCGAGTCGATTCCCTATTTTACTTCGCATCCAAGTCCTCATGAAAGGCTTTCTCAGTTTCCGAGTGATGAAAAGGAATTACATGCATGGGCGTTCACAATGGAGAAGACATTTGCTGATATTCAGCTTGGACAAAATCTAAAAGCTGCCAATGAAGAAATTACTTCTGCTTTAAAAAAATACAAAGACAATTCAGAACTTTTAAAAGCGAATGCTGTTTGTCTACATAAGATTTGGTTGGATACAGTTTCCATTGAAGAGCAGGGGCTACGCTCTATTATATCTATGCCAGCCTTTAGGGATGAAATGGTATTTGGTGGGGAAAAGGGAACAAAGGGAGATTTAAAAATTCCAGGTGATGTTGATAAATACTATGCTGCTAAGGATGCTTACTTGCTTGCATTCTCTAAATCTCCCGATCCAGCATTTGCTTCTAACTATTCAGTTTTACTTTCCTATTCGGATGAGAAAAAAGAGCGGCTAATGGCAAAACTGATTGGAGAAGAGTTAGTTAAAACCCCTACTGTTCAAAATTGCAATAATCTAGCAGTAGTTTATTTACAAAATTCAGAAGAGAAGAAAGCTCTTGAAATATTAAGATTAGTAGCTCCCGGTTTAGTCGAGCATACACAAAAACTAATCGTGGCTTCTTTCTTTGATGAAAATATCAGATTACAACTGACTACATTTCTAAAGGAGATCAAACTCCGTCAAGCGGCAAACAAGACGTATGTCTCTGATCTACATACTCCTATTTTAAATCTAGCAATTCTAGAAACATTAATTGGCGATAAAAAAGCAAGTGCGGATTGGTCTAAAGAATACCTTACTTCTTTTGACTCCGATTCTAAATGGGCAGAGTATCTTTCTACAAAATCTGGTGTTAGTATAGCAAGTGCGGATACTCCTAGTAAGCCAGTGAGCCTAGAAGGAGTGGAACTAGAAAACACACAAAAGCAATTGATTTCTAAATGGGGAGAAGCGGATTCACGTAATAGAAATGGAAATTCTGAATTTCTCATTTATAAAAAATACGGTGCTGTAGTTACTCTCGAAAAAGATATAGTGACAGAAATAAAAATGACTGACTCTACAACATTTGCTCTTAGCAATAAATTAAAATTAGGTGCCAAGCAAGAAGAAGTAGAAAAACTCTTAGGTAAAAAAGCAAAACGAAAAGGTAACAACTATCTCTATTCCGGCAAATCCAAATTAGCCCTTCGTTATATATCTAGTAAGTTAGTCGAAATATTAGTATATAAATAA
- a CDS encoding phosphoglycerate kinase: MAISKKTIKDSDVSGKRIIMRVDFNVPIKNGVVQDDTRIVSSLPSIKYLLEHGAKSIVLMSHLGDPKKDTKKAKEKADKAGKPFNEQDYINGQHKMAPIGAHLAKVLGSEVKVTDSCIGEAVLATVNALSGGQVLLLENTRFHKEETSENAEDREKLASELAKYGDIYVNDAFGTAHRAHASTETLAKYLPAVAGFLMEKELEFLEEKIVKNPAKPFVAIIGGAKVSSKITVIEKLMDKVDKIIIGGGMAFTFFKAMGKEIGTSLVELDQLEVAKSTMAKAKEKNVEFILQTDAIVSSAFSNDAETKTVDVDHIPSNMMGLDIGPKSIEEFKAAIKTAKTVFWNGPVGVFEMEKFAKGTVEIANTLASLTGAITVIGGGDSVSAVNKAGVADKMSHISTGGGASMELVEGKVLPGVAALNNK; encoded by the coding sequence ATGGCAATCAGCAAAAAAACAATTAAAGACAGCGACGTAAGTGGCAAAAGAATAATTATGAGAGTGGATTTCAATGTCCCGATCAAGAATGGAGTCGTGCAAGATGACACAAGAATTGTCTCCTCCCTTCCTTCTATAAAATATCTTTTAGAGCATGGAGCAAAGTCTATCGTTTTAATGTCACATTTAGGTGACCCAAAGAAAGATACCAAGAAAGCAAAAGAAAAAGCAGATAAGGCTGGTAAGCCGTTTAATGAACAAGATTATATCAATGGACAACACAAGATGGCGCCTATTGGTGCTCATTTAGCAAAAGTATTAGGTAGCGAAGTAAAAGTTACTGATAGCTGTATCGGCGAAGCTGTATTAGCCACAGTGAATGCTCTCTCCGGTGGACAAGTTTTATTATTAGAAAATACTCGTTTTCATAAAGAAGAAACTTCTGAAAACGCAGAAGATAGAGAAAAACTCGCAAGTGAACTTGCCAAGTATGGCGACATCTATGTAAATGATGCATTTGGAACTGCTCACCGTGCTCATGCTTCTACTGAGACTCTCGCTAAATACCTTCCAGCAGTTGCCGGATTCTTAATGGAAAAAGAATTAGAATTTCTAGAAGAGAAAATAGTAAAAAATCCAGCTAAGCCATTTGTCGCTATCATTGGTGGTGCAAAGGTTTCTTCTAAGATCACAGTTATTGAAAAGCTAATGGATAAAGTAGATAAAATTATCATTGGTGGTGGAATGGCATTTACTTTCTTTAAAGCAATGGGAAAAGAAATTGGCACTTCTCTTGTTGAATTAGATCAATTAGAAGTAGCAAAGAGCACAATGGCAAAAGCAAAAGAGAAAAATGTTGAGTTTATCCTCCAGACAGATGCGATAGTCTCAAGTGCATTCTCAAACGATGCCGAAACAAAAACTGTAGACGTAGATCATATTCCTTCTAATATGATGGGTCTTGATATAGGACCAAAGTCTATCGAAGAATTTAAAGCAGCAATTAAAACAGCAAAAACAGTTTTCTGGAATGGACCTGTTGGTGTATTTGAAATGGAAAAATTTGCAAAAGGAACTGTAGAGATTGCAAATACTCTTGCTTCTTTAACAGGTGCGATTACTGTCATAGGTGGCGGTGACTCCGTATCTGCCGTAAATAAAGCAGGTGTAGCAGATAAGATGTCGCATATATCTACCGGTGGTGGTGCTTCTATGGAATTAGTAGAAGGCAAAGTATTACCAGGAGTAGCCGCACTTAACAATAAGTAA
- a CDS encoding TonB-dependent receptor, giving the protein MFKKLKRIAVTCILPFIIQSTLLAEDEKNATTKQDTQQSTPTEEKKEPKPKKDEVLEESFFKLEDRIVVTASRTKENLQNAPASVIVITEDDIRNRGYASIDEILYDLPGFDLSFSNGIPYIMGYQRGYRTPFMSRTLFMIDSKVQNDMYTQEAELSRQIPMSNIKRIEVLYGPASAAYGPNAFQGIINIITHDGSNPKKGKASENGNYSSTKISLQGGSYNTRSIDAGAHAKIGDWLLAASGKVFKSDEPDLSNRSSFNTNYWYSNPTVWGGIRYTQNNDRSLSSYYDPTRDYGAVASVTNGAFKVGTIIWSRNEGYGMKYPGDRAQNNGMWEVLNKQSYLEYTSIITPSLTSNTMFSYRESAFRGQWSEAEPDWNPGRKQYSYLSQTYWGNQNKSWLFNQSWEYKVTSNLQFNTGVKFEKRDMTKQFDIPGYFPGSYNSWNQYEGKPALDLTSIFPNGPAVQSSSNPIYIKLPDGNKRMPHNNIAQVYDMGGFAIATYEIGKFRFSPGMRYDHNSLYGQSLNPRATAIYKYSRTGAIKLLYGEAFQEPAFILLFGGWSGRKANERLKPEKERTTELILMEQFHNWLAEASIYYSRYENVIKETAKNEGSRKIYGLELRNKILFGNPIPNSSKMDVFFYYTYTEALSESYYNFDAPRTNWTPAGVNPEDWISGTTALGKYENAYYTANPNTPPLPRKKSYSTLGDISPHKVSLGINLPIQNIMNINLRANYVGPRELYLSNELRNKGLPFQRDKGIILDNYVLINGSFSFLFKYTTLVVKVFNLLNHSYTHSGQEQADAGNNFYDRSGGYRNSILPQPGRYFLFTLNFEF; this is encoded by the coding sequence ATGTTCAAGAAATTAAAACGAATAGCGGTTACTTGTATTTTGCCTTTTATTATTCAATCAACACTTCTCGCCGAAGATGAAAAGAATGCTACAACAAAGCAAGATACTCAGCAAAGCACACCGACGGAAGAAAAAAAAGAACCTAAACCTAAGAAAGATGAAGTTTTAGAAGAGAGTTTTTTTAAACTGGAAGATAGAATAGTAGTAACTGCTAGCAGAACAAAAGAAAATTTACAGAATGCTCCTGCTAGTGTGATTGTAATTACGGAAGATGACATTCGCAATCGAGGCTACGCGAGTATAGACGAAATACTTTACGATTTACCCGGATTTGATTTATCTTTTTCAAATGGAATTCCTTATATCATGGGCTATCAAAGAGGTTATAGAACTCCTTTCATGTCTAGAACTCTATTCATGATAGATAGCAAAGTTCAAAACGATATGTATACGCAAGAAGCCGAGTTATCCCGTCAAATTCCTATGTCGAATATCAAACGAATCGAAGTATTATATGGACCTGCCTCAGCGGCTTACGGACCGAATGCGTTTCAGGGGATAATCAATATTATCACCCATGATGGCTCTAATCCTAAAAAGGGCAAAGCTTCTGAAAATGGGAATTATAGTTCGACAAAGATTTCTCTGCAAGGCGGAAGTTACAATACCAGAAGCATTGACGCAGGAGCACATGCTAAGATCGGAGACTGGCTATTAGCCGCTTCGGGGAAAGTATTTAAGAGTGATGAGCCTGATTTATCCAATCGTTCTAGCTTTAATACAAATTATTGGTATAGCAATCCGACCGTATGGGGAGGAATTCGTTACACTCAAAATAACGACCGATCCCTTTCTAGTTATTATGATCCGACTCGCGACTACGGAGCAGTAGCCAGTGTGACAAATGGTGCCTTCAAAGTAGGAACCATAATATGGAGTCGCAATGAAGGCTATGGAATGAAATATCCAGGGGACAGAGCACAGAACAATGGAATGTGGGAAGTATTAAATAAACAATCTTACTTGGAATATACGAGTATAATAACGCCTAGCCTCACTTCGAATACAATGTTTTCCTATCGTGAATCAGCTTTTAGAGGACAATGGTCAGAAGCCGAACCAGATTGGAACCCTGGACGAAAACAGTATTCCTATTTAAGTCAAACCTATTGGGGAAATCAAAATAAAAGTTGGTTGTTTAATCAAAGCTGGGAATACAAAGTAACTAGTAATCTCCAATTTAACACAGGTGTAAAATTTGAAAAAAGAGATATGACTAAGCAATTTGATATTCCTGGTTATTTTCCGGGTTCTTATAATTCATGGAATCAGTATGAAGGAAAGCCTGCCTTGGATCTAACATCGATTTTCCCCAATGGTCCTGCTGTGCAATCTAGTAGCAATCCTATTTACATCAAATTACCCGATGGTAACAAAAGAATGCCTCATAATAATATCGCACAAGTTTATGATATGGGAGGATTTGCAATTGCAACTTATGAGATTGGAAAATTTAGATTCAGTCCGGGTATGCGCTATGATCATAATTCACTCTATGGACAATCATTGAATCCAAGAGCTACAGCCATTTACAAATACAGTCGAACAGGGGCAATCAAGCTGTTATACGGAGAAGCATTTCAAGAACCAGCTTTCATATTATTGTTTGGGGGTTGGTCTGGGCGAAAGGCAAATGAGAGATTAAAACCAGAAAAGGAAAGAACAACAGAATTAATTTTAATGGAGCAATTTCATAACTGGCTAGCAGAGGCTTCTATCTATTATTCTCGCTATGAAAATGTAATCAAAGAAACAGCAAAGAATGAAGGCTCAAGAAAAATCTACGGACTAGAACTTAGGAATAAAATTCTATTTGGAAATCCAATTCCCAATTCGTCTAAAATGGATGTATTCTTTTATTATACCTATACGGAAGCGTTAAGCGAATCCTATTACAATTTCGATGCTCCAAGGACTAACTGGACGCCAGCCGGAGTAAATCCAGAAGATTGGATCTCTGGAACAACAGCACTTGGTAAATATGAAAACGCCTACTATACGGCTAATCCAAATACTCCCCCACTCCCAAGAAAGAAATCTTACTCGACGCTCGGTGATATTTCTCCTCATAAAGTAAGTCTAGGAATAAACCTACCTATACAAAACATAATGAATATTAACCTCCGAGCCAATTACGTAGGACCGAGAGAACTCTATTTAAGTAATGAGCTTCGTAATAAAGGATTACCGTTTCAGCGGGATAAAGGTATTATCCTCGACAACTATGTTTTAATCAACGGCTCGTTTTCTTTTTTATTCAAATATACAACACTTGTTGTAAAAGTATTTAACCTACTCAATCATTCATACACTCATTCAGGACAAGAACAAGCAGATGCTGGAAATAATTTCTACGATAGATCAGGAGGTTATAGAAATTCTATCTTACCACAACCGGGCAGATACTTCCTATTTACCTTAAACTTTGAATTCTGA